The window GACGAGAAGCATTACATTACCAGCCTGTGGGCCAAGGTCAATGTGGAGGAATGCGGTGGTGAATCCCTGGCCAGGTAGGCTGAGCCCCATGGCAACTGCATGGTTGCTTCCTGGGCAGGAGAAGCCGCTGCTTCTGCAGGGAGGCTGTGCTAACCTGGTGCCTGTCTCTGCTTGTGTCTCCCTCTCTCTAGGCTGCTGATCGTCTACCCCTGGACCCAGAGGTTTTTCTCTTCCTTTGGGAACCTCTCCAGCGCCAGCGCCATCCTCCACAACGCCAAGGTCCTTGCCCATGGTAAGAAGGTGCTGACTTCGTTTGGGGACGCTGTGAAGAACCTGGATCACATCAAGCAAACCTTTGCGCAGCTGAGCGAGTTGCACTGCGAGAAGCTGCATGTGGATCCTGAGAACTTCAAGGTGAGTCCGGCTCTGCGCTGACCCCTTTTCCTAGCCCCCTTTCCATCCCCGGAGCATGGCCAGCAGGAGCAACTGTGGCCATCCTTGGTTCTGGGTCAGCCACTTGCAGGCAAGCTCCCAGGAGAGCAGGGTCAAAGGTGGCCTCCTGGGCAGTGGTGTCAGCAGCTCCATACCATCCAGGGAAGTGACACCAGGCTTGGATGATCAAGATCTTCACCAAGGAGGGGTCAAGGGGAAACTCTGAGTCATCTCAGGTTCAGGGACCTCTGTGACAAATCCATGGATGCCACCTGCGGGAGGGGACTAAACGTGAGAGGGACTCAGATTGGGAGGGGAAAGTTCTGAGTGGGGGAAACGTAGAGAGGTCAGCAGGTGAGGGGACGCTCCCGTGGGAGGGAAATCTCTGTGGTCAGAGCGTGCGCAGCCTGCCTGGATCCTTGCTGGGTGGAGTATCCGCGGTGGGTGAGAACTGCTGTGTCATCATGCTACCAGGGCTCTGCCCGGCTCCCTACTTAGCACTTCTCCTACGGGCAGGAGGTTCACGTGTGTTGGGGGAGCGGCAGCAAAAGCCTGAAGGGACGGGGTGAGGAAACCAAGAGGTGGGAAGGAGAAAGACGAGGGGTCATGAAGCAAACAGTATAGGAGGGGGAAGAAGTCAAACTGTGTTAATGGGTTCGAGGTGCAGGCAGGCGACTGGAGGAAAAGGAGGCGtggaggcaggaggggaagggaaaggcagCGAGGGATGGTGAGGAGGTGGATAAAGTAAGGGTAGccgggaggaaggggaaggaaaaatGAAAGCAGCTATGGGAACAGGAGGGGGTCTGAGCCAGGGGATGTCAGGAAAGAGACCATCCGTCTGGAGGAGACAGAAGGACAGTGTAGGAGTCAGAAACAGGAGAGATGCAAGAGGAAAGAAGAGTGAGATTTGGGGAAGAGACAACCCAGGCATGTCGGTGAGTGGCAGGAGCTTTCTGGGGTGAGGTGCATTTTGGGGCAAGCTTTGGTCTCTGGTAGCACAAATCCCCACTTCCCTGAATCCTGATATTGCAGTAACTGAGggcttgctgtttggctttgtgCTCTGGGGTGCGTGTGGGAGGTGAGCCTCCTGGCTCAGCAGGCATCCTGAGGCTAAGAACCTCATGGAGCATTTTGGAAggtgccaggtgcccagtttcATGTCATTCTGCAGAGACACGCAGGCTCCTCTGAGCAAAGAAGAGCAGTGAGAAATTCCACTGGCCGAAACACCCGAGCGCCAGAGTCCCCCTGGGGTTTGTAACACCAGCGAAAGAGGATGATCATGCTGGGATGAGGCCAACGTGATGCTCAGGCCAACAGTCCATATACTCTATATAGGGCCCTAGGAGTGCCCTTGAGCTACAAAACCAGGTTGCTGGTTAATGGGATCTCCTGGGAGGGCGGGAGGCAAGTGAGTTTATATTGCAGGGTTGAAGGGAGCACAGTCTCCGGCTAGCTTTACAAACCCCCGGAACAGAGAGGGGTGGGAGTTCAGAGCGGTGCTGACCCGGAGGTTatcttctcccttctcctgcagctcctgggcaatATCCTCATCATCGTCCTGGCCACCCACTTCCCGAAGGAGTTCACCCCTGCCTGTCAGGCCGCCTGGCAAAAGCTAGTCAGTGCAGTGGCCCATGCTCTGGCCCTCGGGTACCACTGAATCCTCTGGAGGGACCCACCAGCAGGAGGTCTCCAGCTACCTCCCAGGCTCCTCTGCACCTATGGGAATCCGCTCCTGAGAGTGACAGGCTATAACACCCAAATAAAAACCTTCTGCTGAAGCCTCCTTGAGTCCCTGTGTCTGTGTGCacgtggggagggtgggggagggctcgAGGTGGcgagaactgggggggggggggttgtaggTTTCACAGAGCAACCATGGGTCAGCATCTTCACAGAGCAATCATGGGTCAGCTGGTTTGTCTGTCTGCACTTCTAAGGGCGAGTGCCCTGCGCTCTGAAAACTAGCCTCACAAATCCCCAGGGCCAGGGGACCTACAGGCCTGCCACAAGTGAGCACACTAGGAGAGAgtgtcacacacagacacacacacacatgcctcaCTAAGGAGCACCTTGAATGAGAACTCGCATAAGGTGCCCAAAGCAGAAAGACCTGGGGGAGTGGACCCCCCTGTTGTATTTCAGTGTGCtatttattgattgatttattGTATTTCTAGCAGTAGGAGCAAATAATAAcgccccccctcgcccccccagAAGGGTTTTATCAGCCCAGGCTCTCTGCTGGC of the Gopherus flavomarginatus isolate rGopFla2 chromosome 1, rGopFla2.mat.asm, whole genome shotgun sequence genome contains:
- the LOC127036180 gene encoding hemoglobin subunit beta, whose amino-acid sequence is MVNWTADEKHYITSLWAKVNVEECGGESLARLLIVYPWTQRFFSSFGNLSSASAILHNAKVLAHGKKVLTSFGDAVKNLDHIKQTFAQLSELHCEKLHVDPENFKLLGNILIIVLATHFPKEFTPACQAAWQKLVSAVAHALALGYH